A genomic segment from bacterium encodes:
- a CDS encoding proline--tRNA ligase — translation MRWSKSLIPTFKERPKNVKSLSHSLSIRAGLIRPLVSGVHSYLPLGWRVFLKIIGIIREEMTGIGGQELALPSISPSELWEKTGRWEEWGKEMFKFKDRRGRDLCLMPTHEEIITELAHKQIHSYKDLPQIWYQIQTKFRDEPRPRGGVLRAREFVMKDSYSLDADEEGLKKSYELHREAYARIFTRCGLSCEIVEAPSGVMGGGLSEEFMVLSKYGEDSIMVCSCSYKANREVAKIGESNTSFQDEPLTKVYTPVEGSVDKISEFLRVPKNKLMKSLLYFRNSEPIFILLRGDHELSQEKLNKLGKIRIATSHEVKDIIGTEPGYVSPIGLSFKTIAAISLKGGMGLVTGANEDFYHFKGVNLKRDLKVNEWIDLETPNPGDPCPKCGAPLTLKSTIEVGHIFNLGTRYSIQIGAYFLDKKGKKMPIVMGSYGIGIERVMAAIIETHHDKDGIIWPTKIAPYQILIIPLDMSNCDIRDTAEFIYSELKDKVEVLIDDRIETAGVKFKDADLIGIPLQIIVGEKLIKNGEVEIKSRDRKIHRSIKKEKVVEETLQVLNYEL, via the coding sequence ATGAGATGGAGTAAAAGTCTTATCCCAACTTTTAAAGAACGACCAAAAAATGTAAAAAGTCTATCTCATTCTCTTTCAATAAGGGCAGGATTAATAAGGCCGTTAGTCAGTGGAGTGCATAGTTACCTTCCACTTGGATGGAGGGTATTTTTGAAAATTATTGGGATTATAAGAGAGGAGATGACCGGGATAGGAGGGCAAGAGCTGGCACTTCCATCCATATCCCCAAGTGAATTATGGGAAAAAACAGGAAGATGGGAAGAGTGGGGAAAGGAGATGTTCAAGTTTAAAGATAGACGGGGTAGAGATTTGTGTCTTATGCCAACACATGAAGAAATCATAACTGAACTTGCCCATAAACAAATACATTCCTACAAAGACTTACCCCAAATTTGGTATCAGATTCAAACCAAATTTAGAGACGAGCCAAGACCACGTGGTGGTGTACTCAGGGCAAGGGAATTTGTAATGAAAGATTCTTATTCACTTGATGCAGATGAGGAAGGACTTAAAAAGAGCTACGAACTCCACCGCGAGGCCTATGCACGTATTTTCACAAGGTGTGGACTCAGTTGTGAAATTGTAGAGGCTCCAAGTGGAGTTATGGGGGGCGGACTTTCAGAAGAGTTTATGGTACTCTCAAAATATGGTGAAGATTCAATTATGGTCTGTTCATGTAGTTATAAAGCAAATAGAGAAGTAGCAAAAATTGGTGAATCCAATACAAGTTTTCAAGATGAACCACTTACTAAAGTTTACACTCCTGTAGAAGGAAGTGTTGATAAAATATCCGAATTCCTTAGAGTCCCTAAAAATAAGCTAATGAAAAGCTTATTGTATTTCAGAAATAGTGAGCCTATTTTTATCCTACTTCGGGGAGATCATGAACTTAGCCAAGAAAAATTGAATAAATTAGGCAAAATTAGAATTGCTACTTCTCATGAGGTGAAGGATATTATAGGTACTGAACCTGGGTATGTATCTCCTATAGGGCTTTCTTTTAAAACTATAGCTGCAATCTCACTTAAAGGAGGAATGGGATTAGTTACTGGTGCAAATGAAGATTTTTATCACTTTAAAGGAGTAAATCTTAAAAGAGATTTAAAAGTAAATGAATGGATTGACCTTGAAACTCCAAATCCTGGCGACCCTTGTCCCAAATGCGGAGCTCCACTCACTTTGAAGTCAACTATTGAAGTTGGACATATCTTCAATTTAGGTACCAGATATTCTATTCAAATAGGGGCTTATTTCCTTGACAAGAAAGGAAAGAAAATGCCAATTGTTATGGGAAGTTATGGAATCGGGATAGAACGTGTGATGGCAGCTATAATTGAAACTCATCATGATAAAGATGGCATAATATGGCCCACTAAGATAGCTCCGTATCAGATTCTTATAATTCCATTAGATATGAGCAATTGTGATATAAGAGATACTGCCGAATTTATTTATTCAGAACTCAAAGATAAAGTTGAGGTTCTCATAGATGACAGAATCGAGACAGCGGGTGTAAAATTTAAGGATGCAGATCTTATTGGGATACCATTGCAAATCATAGTCGGCGAAAAGTTGATTAAAAATGGAGAGGTAGAAATAAAAAGTAGGGATAGGAAAATCCATAGGTCTATAAAAAAGGAAAAAGTAGTTGAAGAAA